The sequence below is a genomic window from Halosolutus gelatinilyticus.
TACCGAACGGGTGGTGTACTGACATATAATCCTGAAATCGTCCGCTCGCTGGAGTGTCTCTCGATCCAACCGAGAACGCCCGCACGAATTCGGTACGCCTCGCGCTGGGCCGTATTCACGGGGTCGAACGGCGCGTTCCGTCGGTCGCGGCCTCCCTGCCGATCGTCGCCGAACGCAGCGCTGACGACCGTCGCTCGCGCCCGCGGCCCGATGCGTTCGCGGTCCGATCAGTCGCTCGTTTCGCCGAGACCCGGAATTTCGCCGTTCGGATAGCTGGGCGTCGAGACGCGCCGACTCTCCGGCAACCAGTCCCGGAGTCGCTCGTTGAACCGCCGCGGTCGCTCCCGCGGCGCCCAGTGTCCGCAGGCGTCGAGCAGTTCGAGTTGAGCGTCCGGAATCCGTCGCGCCGCCCGGATCGACCACTCGACCGGAACGAGCGGATCCCGTCTGCCGTGAACGAGCGCCGTCGGCACCGCGAGGGAGTCGAGATCGTCGACGAAGTTGGTCGCGGCCCGACCGCTGAACGAGAGTTCGTTGCGCTGAAACGCCGTGAACGCCCGAAGCGAGCCCGGGGTTGCGAGCTTCTCTCTGACGTCGTCGACGAACTCGACAGAGAGGTCGGTCGCGTCGGCGACGAGGCCCTCCAGGACGAGCCGAACGGTTCGATTCGACGCGCTACACGCGATCTTCCCGTACTCGGCGGCGCCGGGCACCTGCGTGAGGTGTTTCCAGGGGAGGGCCGCCGGGAGTCGCCCGCCCAATCCGTAGCTGTTGACGAGCACGAGCCGATCGACGCGATCGGGATTGGCGAGCGCGTAGCCGAGGGCTGCGCCGCCACCCATGGAGATTCCGACGAGCGAGACGCGATCGAACGGAAGCGCGGCCAGAAACCCGTCGAGGACGTCGACGTAGGCGTCGATCGTGTGCTCGATCGGGCCGGTGCTCTCGCCGTACCCGGGCCAGTCGGGCGCGTAGACTCGGTACTCGTCCGCGAGAGCATCGACGGTGTGTCGCCACGACACCGTCGCGTCGTCGACGCCCGCGCCGTGGAGCAGGACGATCGGCGGACCGGCCGTCCCGGCCCGTCGATACGCGATCCGACAGTTTCCGACGGTGGCGACGCCGGTCCCCGTCACGATCGCGCACCGCGCGTGAGAACGGATACGGCGACGGGATCGAACCCCGAAATCCCGTCGCGAGCTACCCCGGAACGCCGACGGGGAGGACGAAGCCGGCGTCCGATCGGATCGCCGCGTTCGGATCGAGAGTCGGCGGTATCGACTGTCACGCTTCGCCTCTCGGGAGAGGTGGAGCATAGCCCTTTCGACTAGATCTGCGACTGCGAACCGCTGTATGCGTGATCGAATCCGATCGTGCCGGCCCGCCTCGGCTGCTCTTTCCGCTTCGATCGGCCCCTCGAGACCTCACAATCCGTCAGCGAACCGATTTCGCTGGGGTTCAGTATAGCACAAAACAGTTTATCACCCCAAACATCGCTCTCGATAGGGTACGAGGCGACGGTCTCCCGCGCCGTCGCTCCGTCGTCGGTCTCCGTTACGGGCGGCCTCGTCAATAGATCGGGAACGCGGATCTTCCAGTACGGGGCGCGAGAACCCATCGTCCGAACGATCGGGGTGGCGATCGATCGAATACGGTCCGATCACTCGGAGGACTTCTTCGCCGTCGATCCTATCACGGCCAGCAC
It includes:
- a CDS encoding alpha/beta fold hydrolase codes for the protein MTGTGVATVGNCRIAYRRAGTAGPPIVLLHGAGVDDATVSWRHTVDALADEYRVYAPDWPGYGESTGPIEHTIDAYVDVLDGFLAALPFDRVSLVGISMGGGAALGYALANPDRVDRLVLVNSYGLGGRLPAALPWKHLTQVPGAAEYGKIACSASNRTVRLVLEGLVADATDLSVEFVDDVREKLATPGSLRAFTAFQRNELSFSGRAATNFVDDLDSLAVPTALVHGRRDPLVPVEWSIRAARRIPDAQLELLDACGHWAPRERPRRFNERLRDWLPESRRVSTPSYPNGEIPGLGETSD